Proteins encoded together in one Kitasatospora albolonga window:
- a CDS encoding acyl-CoA dehydrogenase — protein sequence MDLAYTEAEEEFRGRLREWLAAVLPGLPPKPSPDDWPARRAYDTTWQRMLYDAGYAGLHWPVDAGGRGATPTQHLIFLEETEKAGAPYVGANFVGLLHAGPTIAAEGTAAQRARWLPPVLRGDEIWCQGFSEPDAGSDLAALRTRAVRDSDDYVVTGQKIWTSHAEVADWCELLVRTDPEAPKHRGISWLAMPMDAPGITVRPLRTPAGSTEFAEVFLDEVRVPVRNRVGAENDGWRVTMVTLSFERGTAFVGEVVACRRTLEALAAEARRNGRWDDLVLRRRLGRLNAEFRALWRLTQWNVGESQRTGGVPGTGGSVFKLRYSGARQELYEAAAEVLGAEGAFDLDREWVLDRLSSLAYTIAAGTSQIQRNIVAERILGLPKGR from the coding sequence GTGGATCTCGCGTACACGGAGGCCGAGGAGGAGTTCCGGGGGCGGCTGAGGGAGTGGCTGGCCGCCGTGCTCCCCGGGCTGCCCCCCAAGCCCTCGCCCGACGACTGGCCCGCGCGCCGGGCGTACGACACCACCTGGCAGCGGATGCTGTACGACGCCGGGTACGCGGGTCTGCACTGGCCGGTGGACGCGGGCGGGCGGGGCGCCACCCCGACCCAGCACCTGATCTTCCTGGAGGAGACGGAGAAGGCCGGGGCGCCCTATGTCGGGGCCAACTTCGTCGGGCTGCTGCACGCGGGCCCGACCATCGCCGCCGAGGGGACGGCCGCGCAGCGGGCCCGCTGGCTGCCGCCCGTGCTGCGCGGGGACGAGATCTGGTGCCAGGGGTTCAGCGAGCCGGACGCGGGCTCCGACCTGGCCGCCCTGCGCACGCGGGCGGTGCGCGACAGCGACGACTACGTGGTCACCGGCCAGAAGATCTGGACCTCGCACGCGGAGGTGGCCGACTGGTGCGAACTGCTGGTGCGGACGGACCCGGAGGCGCCGAAGCACCGGGGGATCAGCTGGCTGGCGATGCCGATGGACGCGCCCGGCATCACGGTCCGGCCGCTGCGGACACCGGCCGGGTCGACGGAGTTCGCCGAGGTGTTCCTCGACGAGGTCCGGGTGCCCGTACGGAACCGGGTCGGCGCCGAGAACGACGGCTGGCGGGTCACCATGGTCACCCTCTCCTTCGAACGCGGTACGGCCTTCGTCGGCGAGGTCGTCGCCTGCCGCCGCACCCTGGAGGCACTCGCCGCCGAGGCCCGGCGCAACGGGCGCTGGGACGACCTCGTACTGCGCCGCCGCCTCGGCCGCCTGAACGCCGAGTTCCGGGCCCTGTGGCGGCTCACGCAGTGGAACGTCGGTGAGTCGCAGCGCACGGGCGGGGTCCCGGGCACCGGCGGCTCGGTCTTCAAGCTGCGCTACTCCGGCGCCCGGCAGGAGCTGTACGAGGCGGCGGCGGAGGTGCTGGGCGCGGAAGGGGCCTTCGACCTGGACCGGGAATGGGTCCTGGACCGGCTCTCCTCCCTCGCGTACACGATCGCCGCCGGTACCTCGCAGATCCAGCGGAACATCGTCGCCGAGCGCATCCTCGGCCTCCCGAAGGGGCGCTGA
- a CDS encoding acyl-CoA dehydrogenase — protein sequence MDFQLSDDQRALRSGMRDLLGAVFDRDRMRAAVERGGGLDRSLWRELGAAGLFALRLPEEAGGVGLGLPEAVLLFEEAGRALLPGPLVATHLAAGVVKGAAEGEAVVTVAEGGGRPVADLEGADAVLVAGEGLRGLVAGGVLAGEGLRDFVAGARAVRSVDPLTPLHRVEGFRRAEGPAGGAEAHQAEGLARTSEAYPGALRREGALLTAAEQLGSAARTTDMAVQHAGTRQQFGSLIGSFQAVKHLCADMLARTEPARAALYAAALTGDPVEIAAAKLLADEAAVRNARDCLQIHGGMGFTWEADVHLHLKRAWLRAARWLTAAEAEELLAAGLTPVRPLYGGSAAHG from the coding sequence ATGGACTTCCAGCTCTCGGACGACCAGCGGGCCCTGCGGTCCGGGATGCGCGACCTGCTCGGGGCGGTGTTCGACCGGGACCGGATGCGGGCGGCGGTGGAGCGGGGCGGGGGCCTGGACCGTTCGCTGTGGCGGGAGCTGGGGGCGGCCGGACTCTTCGCGCTGCGGCTGCCGGAGGAGGCGGGCGGGGTGGGCCTCGGGCTGCCGGAGGCGGTGCTGCTCTTCGAGGAGGCCGGCCGGGCGCTGCTGCCGGGCCCGCTGGTGGCCACGCACCTGGCGGCGGGGGTGGTGAAGGGGGCCGCCGAGGGGGAGGCGGTGGTGACGGTCGCGGAGGGGGGCGGGCGGCCGGTGGCGGACCTGGAGGGCGCGGACGCGGTGCTGGTGGCGGGGGAGGGGCTGCGGGGTCTCGTGGCGGGGGGTGTGCTGGCGGGGGAGGGGCTGCGGGACTTCGTGGCGGGGGCGAGGGCCGTACGGTCGGTGGACCCGCTGACTCCGCTGCACCGGGTGGAGGGGTTCCGGCGCGCTGAGGGGCCTGCGGGGGGCGCGGAGGCGCATCAGGCGGAGGGGCTCGCGAGGACCTCGGAGGCGTACCCCGGCGCACTTCGCCGCGAAGGGGCGCTTCTCACTGCTGCCGAACAACTCGGAAGCGCCGCGCGCACCACCGACATGGCCGTTCAACACGCCGGTACGCGCCAACAGTTCGGTTCGCTCATCGGTTCGTTCCAGGCGGTCAAACACCTCTGCGCCGACATGCTCGCCCGCACCGAGCCGGCCCGTGCCGCCCTGTACGCCGCCGCGCTGACCGGCGATCCGGTGGAGATCGCGGCGGCCAAGCTGCTCGCCGACGAGGCCGCCGTACGCAACGCACGGGACTGCCTCCAGATCCACGGCGGTATGGGGTTCACCTGGGAGGCAGATGTTCACCTCCACCTGAAACGGGCCTGGCTCCGGGCGGCCCGGTGGCTCACGGCGGCGGAGGCGGAGGAGCTCCTGGCCGCCGGTCTGACCCCCGTACGCCCGCTGTACGGCGGTTCAGCGGCACATGGTTGA
- a CDS encoding cyclase, with product MSLPAEFHEIAKRVNNWGRWGEDDERGTLNLITDAVVREAVATVRTGRRIPLALPLRQGGVQSGLIPGRIDPLHTMVQINQEMFGPGAVATSDDTVTMGLQAATHWDALTHVSHSGRIYNGRPADTITAHAGARFSSIATVGHLVSRGVLLDVARARGVDRLAGGHAVTPEDLDAAEEFGGVRVRAGDIVLVRTGQVRVVLAGDRHAYGHPSPGLSVRTPEWFHARDVAAVANDTLTFEVFPPEIEGLWMPVHALHLVEMGMLQGQNWDLEALSTACAEEGRYAFLLTAAPEPFAGATGSPVAPVAVL from the coding sequence ATGTCCCTGCCCGCCGAGTTCCACGAGATCGCGAAGCGCGTGAACAACTGGGGCCGGTGGGGGGAGGACGACGAGCGCGGGACGCTCAACCTGATCACCGACGCCGTCGTCCGGGAGGCCGTCGCCACCGTCCGCACCGGCCGCCGGATACCGCTCGCGCTCCCGCTCCGGCAGGGCGGGGTGCAGAGCGGGCTCATCCCGGGCCGGATCGACCCGCTGCACACCATGGTCCAGATCAACCAGGAGATGTTCGGGCCGGGGGCCGTCGCCACCAGCGACGACACCGTCACCATGGGACTCCAGGCCGCCACCCACTGGGACGCCCTGACCCATGTCTCGCACAGCGGGCGGATCTACAACGGCCGCCCGGCGGACACCATCACGGCGCACGCGGGCGCGCGGTTCTCGTCGATCGCCACCGTGGGGCACCTGGTGTCACGCGGGGTGCTGCTGGATGTCGCGCGCGCCCGGGGCGTGGACCGGCTGGCAGGCGGGCACGCCGTCACGCCGGAGGACCTGGACGCGGCGGAGGAGTTCGGGGGCGTACGCGTACGGGCCGGGGACATCGTCCTCGTACGGACCGGGCAGGTGCGGGTCGTCCTGGCCGGGGACCGGCACGCGTACGGCCATCCGTCACCCGGGCTGTCCGTGCGCACGCCCGAGTGGTTCCACGCCCGGGACGTGGCGGCGGTCGCCAACGACACCCTGACCTTCGAGGTCTTCCCGCCGGAGATCGAGGGCCTGTGGATGCCCGTGCACGCCCTCCACCTCGTCGAGATGGGCATGCTCCAGGGCCAGAACTGGGACCTGGAGGCGCTGTCCACAGCCTGTGCGGAGGAGGGGCGGTACGCGTTCCTGCTCACCGCCGCGCCGGAGCCGTTCGCCGGGGCCACCGGCTCCCCGGTCGCCCCGGTCGCGGTGCTGTAG